Genomic window (Acidobacteriota bacterium):
AGGGGAAGGGCGACGTCGTCGGCGAGGCCGCGGCCGCGTGCCGGAAAGGCGGATTGGCTTTCGGGGTTTATCTTTCGCCCTGGGACCGCCACGAGCCGAGCTACGGCGACTCGCCCAAGTACAACCAGCATTTCAAGGACCAGCTCCGGGAGCTCCTGACGGACTACGGCGAGATCTCCGAGGTCTGGTTCGACGGGGCCTGCGGCGAGGGGCCGAACGGCAAGCGTCAGGTCTACGACTGGCCGGGCTATTTCGCCCTCGTCCGCGAGCTCCAGCCGAAGGCCGCGATCTCGATCGTCGGGCCGGACGCCCGCTGGATCGGGAACGAGGCCGGCGTGACCCGGCCGAGCGAATGGAGCGTCATCCCGGTCGCCGGCTCCGGCGACGGGCCCGACGGGAAGGATCCCGGCGGCTTCATTAGCCTGGACGCCCAGGCCCAGGACCTCGGCTCCATCGACCGGATCGCCGAAGTGGCGAGGCAGGGCGGGCGGCTGATCTGGTATCCGGGCCAGGTCGACGTCTCCATCCGCCCGGGCTGGTTCTATCACGCCGCGGAGGACGACCAGGTCAAGCCGCTCGACCAGCTGCTCGACATCTATTACACCTCGGTCGGCGGGAACGCCCAGCTTCTCCTCAACATCCCGCCGGACAAGCGCGGCCGAATCCACGAGAACGACGTCCGCCGGCTCAAGGAGCTCGGGGACCGGCTCGGGGCGACCTTCGCCGGGAACCTGGCGGCGGGGGCCCGGGTGACGGCGGCCGGGAGCTCGACGGCATTGCAGCGGCCCGGGAGGAGCGGGGCCGTTCACAACGGTGACCATCCCCCCGGGGAAGCGGGACAGCCTGAAGATCGGCATAACGCCGCCTGGATCTACGACCTGGGCGGGCCCAAGCTCTTCAACATCGCTATGATCGGGGAGGACATCCGTTACGGACAGCGCGTCGAGTCCTTCGCCCTGGACGCCTGGGACGGGAAGGATTGGAAGGAGATCGCCCGGGGAACGACGGTCGGCTACAAGAAGCTCCTGCGCTTTCCGGCCGTCGATACCGACAGGGTCCGGTTGCGCATCCTGAGGGCTCGGGGGGCGGTTTTACCCATCCTGCCGCCGGCGAGCTTCGGGGTCTTCCTGGATCCGAGCCGTCATTCTCTTCCGGCACGATAGCGGATATGCCGCCCAACCGCCGGAGGCGCAGTCCGCGACGGGCCCGAGCCGGCCGCGGATGCAGCTCTCAACGGCGGAATTCTTCGACGATCGGGATTTCGAACCGTTGCGCCTTCGGGTCAAGAAGGGTGGCCGGGACGTATTCGGCGACGAGCCGGCTGCCGACGCCCTTGTGGGTGTCGCTATAACGAATGTGAACTAGGCTATCTGATGCAAGAGATACCATGGATATGCCACAGGTGCGAATGGTAGGATCCCCTCTAATTCTTCCTATCCTTTTTCCTAAACACGGAGCACAACGCAAATGATCCGGCAAAGATGCCGAGAATCTCAATGGCTAGAATGTCATGACGGACAGGATAATCATATTCGTGGATCTTTATGTTCAAGGCCCCGGTGTCACGCGTTCTGGTGAGTCCCGATTGAGGCAATTTCCACCTTGTGTGATCCCCGATAGGCCGTCCGCTGGAATCCATATCGTATTCTCGATATGGCATGAAGATTAAGGCGATTCCAAGAAAAATAATGGCGCATACGATAACTATTCTGCACTTTTTCATAGGTCACTCCAGACAAAACGGCCCATTTCTCCCCAAGGCTTGCCCAAGGCGGTCCCTTCTGCTTCTGCGGCCATTATTCTTATCCCCATTAATAGCCCGCCATTATTTGCTGGCCCCGAACGGATTCCTACCAGATTTCATTCGGATAGTGAAGCCCCTTTGGAAGGACTTTATCCCAAATGAAACCCGCGATTTTCAAGCATATTTCCTCGTTCCTATCCTTGTTAAACCTACCCGCAGCACTTGTTGCTTCGTTTTCCGAACCAAATCTCATCTGTTCTAATTTTTCTGACGCCGCGACAACTCGCTTGAATGTCCTCACAAGATCGGTCAAATGGCAACCAATCTCATGGTTGATCACTTCGTCGACATTTTTAGGATCCGTGCTTTGAAATCCGTATACGGGATCATTGGCCTGGGGAATTAAAACTTCTGCCGAGACGGATATGGCGACCGTGACGCTCCAAGTCCCATCACTATTTTGCTTTGGCTTGCCTTTGGCATAAAAATTGCCGATTAAGGCTCCATCTCTACTTAGCTTACCTGTCCACGCATAATTGTCCCGGGAGGAGGCGAACGTAATTTTCAGCGTGAAGCTAATGACCGCTCTGCCATCGGGGTCCATATTGGAAATGGGATTGTTCCCAGAATATGTATAAAAATTCCACAGTTGGGAGTTGGCGATAGCTTTGCTTCTATCAAGAACCGGATCTAATGAAAGCCATCTATAACTTCCACTTGCATGACCGTCTGCCCATCCGGGAGCGGAATAATACCTCGCTCCGAAATAGTCCAGCCCCGTTTCTTCGTCCCGCTCCTTGTCCGAGAACTTGCGCTTCGGGTCGAACGTGTTCACCCAGGTCTTCTGGATCCCGCCGTACGGATCGTGGGCTTCGGCATAGACGACCGTCCCCGCATCGTCCGTCACGACACGGGTCGAGCCGATCTGGTCCTGGGCGTAATAAATAGTAATATTGGGATGTGGCCGGGACGAATTCCGCTACGAGACGGCTGCCCATGTAGATGTAGTCCCTGAGGCAGTTTCCGTAGATATCGTATTCCGCCAAGAGGCGGCCGTCAAAGGTGTAGATATAGAAACTTCCCGTCCGGGGGGTGGACATCGTCGCCATCGCCGCGGCCGATCCGGCGGCCTCCTGGGAAGCTGTGGTGAGCGAGGTTGCCTGGCTTGTTTGGGAAGCGCCCGCCGCTCGAAATGAAGGTGACAACCCTCCCGAAGCCGTCCGTGATCTTCTTCAGCGTCGGGTATTGACCGTAGACGATCGTGTTGTATTCGATCGGACCGAAATCGGGACGCTTTCGCGAAAAGACGGGTTTGCCCTCTCCCAACATCGGCCTCTCCTGATGATAAAGACATCGGAAACGGCCTTTTCTCCCCGTCGCCGAAAAATATTTCCGACGTCGCGCTCGTCTGCGGCGTTCCGGCCCGGAAGACCGAACGGCCGGCCCGGGCTCTGGATCGCGAGAGCATTCCGGCCGGCCAGGTCCCGGAGGGCCTGAACCGGCCGGGCCGTTTGTCGTATAATACCGGGGGGACTCGCGTGCGGGTCCCGCGCATCCACCCTTTCGAGCCAAGGAGGTCGGCATGCTCCGCGACATCATCCGGAAAGAGATCCTCGACAACATCACCAGCCCCAAGTTCGTCTTCACCTTCCTTCTTTGCACCATCCTCATCCTGCTCTCGGTCTACACGGGGACGACGAACTACCGGGCCGAGAAGAAAGAGTACGCGGCCTCGCTGGCCCTCAACAAGAAGAACATGGAGGCCCAGCCGAACTACAACTCGCTGGCCGGGCTGGGGGTCAAGATCAGCAAGCCGCCGCAAGTGCTCGGGACCGTCGTGATCGGCATCGAGGAGGCCGTCGGGCGGGTCGCGCCGGTCAACATCGCCTCCGACCCCAACCTCGTCGATTCGAAGTACAGCAGCAACCCGGTCTTCGCCGTCTTCGGCGCCCTCGACCTGATGTTCATCGTCAAGATCGTCCTCAGCCTCTTCGCCATCCTCTTCACCTACGACGCCATCGTCGGCGAGAAGGAGAAGGGGACGCTCAAGCTGGCCCTGTCGAACGACCTGCCGCGCGACCGGCTCATCCTGGGCAAGGCCATCGGCGGCTACATCAGCCTGCTGCTGCCGCTGCTCATCCCGCTCCTGCTCAGCTTGCTCTTCCTTATCATCATGCCCGACATCTCTCTCGGCGGGCAGGACTGGGCCCGGCTGCTGCTCATCTTCCTGATGTTCTTCCTCTACCTCTCGGTCTTCTTCAGCCTGGGCCTGTTCGTCTCGGCCCGGACCTCGCGCTCGTCGACGAGCTTCCTGGTCCTGCTCTTCGCCTGGGTGGTCATCGTCATGGTCATCCCCAAGGCCGCGGTCATCACGGCCGCCCAGGTCCGGCCCATCCCCTCGGTCCACGAGATCACGGCCAAGAAGGACGCCT
Coding sequences:
- a CDS encoding ABC transporter permease subunit — its product is MLRDIIRKEILDNITSPKFVFTFLLCTILILLSVYTGTTNYRAEKKEYAASLALNKKNMEAQPNYNSLAGLGVKISKPPQVLGTVVIGIEEAVGRVAPVNIASDPNLVDSKYSSNPVFAVFGALDLMFIVKIVLSLFAILFTYDAIVGEKEKGTLKLALSNDLPRDRLILGKAIGGYISLLLPLLIPLLLSLLFLIIMPDISLGGQDWARLLLIFLMFFLYLSVFFSLGLFVSARTSRSSTSFLVLLFAWVVIVMVIPKAAVITAAQVRPIPSVHEITAKKDAFLQQIQVEGQKGARDWVTKNQAEAAKDPKAWQEKFRQFIQDYQQELTTKIDQNNAALERDYQQKKKVQQDLAVNLSRISPASALTFGSMTLARTGVDEYDRFLASLRAYKPIYTKWINSKLGQSLNFQTGEQAKISLDDMPQHVYQEEWLSRSLVRAIPDFALLIVLIIAFFVGAYVSFLHYDVR
- a CDS encoding alpha-L-fucosidase, encoding MKKKASGLALIPAALAIGLVSLAACHRPGRPAPGPVAIGPADTIAGLEAKAARVVPSERQIRWQALEFQAFVHFGMNTFTDREWGEGTEDPRLFNPADLSAEQWVEAVKAAGIRGLVITAKHHDGFCLWPSRYTEHSVRNSPWKQGKGDVVGEAAAACRKGGLAFGVYLSPWDRHEPSYGDSPKYNQHFKDQLRELLTDYGEISEVWFDGACGEGPNGKRQVYDWPGYFALVRELQPKAAISIVGPDARWIGNEAGVTRPSEWSVIPVAGSGDGPDGKDPGGFISLDAQAQDLGSIDRIAEVARQGGRLIWYPGQVDVSIRPGWFYHAAEDDQVKPLDQLLDIYYTSVGGNAQLLLNIPPDKRGRIHENDVRRLKELGDRLGATFAGNLAAGARVTAAGSSTALQRPGRSGAVHNGDHPPGEAGQPEDRHNAAWIYDLGGPKLFNIAMIGEDIRYGQRVESFALDAWDGKDWKEIARGTTVGYKKLLRFPAVDTDRVRLRILRARGAVLPILPPASFGVFLDPSRHSLPAR
- a CDS encoding RHS repeat-associated core domain-containing protein, coding for MTDDAGTVVYAEAHDPYGGIQKTWVNTFDPKRKFSDKERDEETGLDYFGARYYSAPGWADGHASGSYRWLSLDPVLDRSKAIANSQLWNFYTYSGNNPISNMDPDGRAVISFTLKITFASSRDNYAWTGKLSRDGALIGNFYAKGKPKQNSDGTWSVTVAISVSAEVLIPQANDPVYGFQSTDPKNVDEVINHEIGCHLTDLVRTFKRVVAASEKLEQMRFGSENEATSAAGRFNKDRNEEICLKIAGFIWDKVLPKGLHYPNEIW